One stretch of Dehalococcoidia bacterium DNA includes these proteins:
- a CDS encoding CoA transferase, with protein MEKALEGVRVIDLTQFEAGTSCTQMLAWLGADVVKIENPGVGDPGRRAGLESKGDSNYFIHYNSNKRSVTLNLKTDKGREMFFDLVRGGDIVAENLAPGTLERLNLGYDVLAEINPRIILARVKGFGTYGPYSAYKSFDPVAQAAGGAFCATGEPDGPPMRPGTTSGDSATGMHAAIGILAALWQRQATGRGQVVEVSMQDAIVNLSRTWMARAEQGKISPERTGNSLRSSPGVGTFRCAPGGADDYVYMIASPARKPMWSVLVTAIGREDLIDDPRLKDAGEMAEATDEINQVIDSWTQKHTKFEVMKILGEAGVPASACFNAVDLYSDDHLRQREMIVTVDHPDYGPFTLPGCPVKMSDSPVDFTAAPLLGQHNEEVFSEAFGYDTEAIDQLQQQNVI; from the coding sequence ATGGAGAAGGCACTGGAAGGCGTCCGGGTAATCGACCTGACGCAGTTCGAGGCGGGGACGTCGTGCACACAGATGCTCGCCTGGCTTGGCGCGGACGTCGTCAAGATCGAAAATCCCGGCGTTGGTGATCCCGGTCGTCGAGCTGGACTCGAATCGAAGGGCGACTCAAACTACTTCATCCACTACAACTCCAACAAGCGCAGCGTCACGCTTAACCTCAAAACTGACAAGGGGCGCGAGATGTTCTTCGACCTCGTCAGGGGCGGCGACATTGTCGCCGAGAACCTCGCGCCCGGAACTCTGGAACGCCTCAACTTAGGCTACGACGTCCTCGCCGAGATCAACCCGCGCATCATCCTTGCCCGCGTGAAGGGGTTCGGCACCTACGGTCCGTACAGTGCGTACAAGAGCTTCGACCCTGTCGCGCAGGCTGCGGGTGGTGCCTTCTGTGCCACCGGTGAGCCCGACGGCCCACCGATGCGTCCTGGCACCACGTCGGGCGACTCTGCGACCGGAATGCACGCCGCAATCGGCATTCTTGCCGCACTTTGGCAGCGACAGGCGACAGGCAGGGGTCAGGTCGTCGAGGTCTCTATGCAGGACGCCATAGTCAACCTGAGCCGCACGTGGATGGCCCGCGCCGAGCAGGGTAAGATCTCGCCCGAGCGCACTGGCAACAGCCTGAGGTCGAGTCCCGGTGTCGGGACTTTCAGGTGCGCTCCCGGAGGCGCGGACGACTACGTCTACATGATCGCCTCGCCCGCGAGAAAGCCCATGTGGAGTGTGCTGGTCACTGCCATCGGTCGCGAGGACCTGATCGACGATCCGCGTCTAAAAGACGCCGGGGAGATGGCAGAGGCCACAGACGAGATTAACCAGGTGATTGACTCATGGACGCAGAAACACACCAAGTTCGAGGTGATGAAGATCCTCGGCGAGGCGGGTGTGCCCGCCAGCGCATGCTTCAACGCCGTCGACCTGTACTCTGATGACCATCTGAGACAGCGCGAGATGATAGTGACCGTCGACCACCCTGATTACGGCCCGTTCACCCTGCCCGGCTGCCCGGTCAAGATGTCTGACTCTCCGGTGGACTTCACCGCCGCCCCGCTGCTCGGTCAGCACAACGAAGAGGTGTTCTCAGAAGCATTCGGCTATGATACCGAGGCTATTGACCAACTTCAGCAGCAGAACGTCATCTGA